A region from the Arthrobacter gengyunqii genome encodes:
- a CDS encoding alpha-glucosidase encodes MRNPYRPAWWTSAVVYQIYTRSFADSTGDGIGDITGVIERLDYLSELGVDVIWLSPVHQSPQHDNGYDISNYRRIDHLYGTEEEFDRLLAEVHRRGMKLIMDLVVNHTSDEHSAFVVSSSSRSNVSRDSYYWRDPRRGFSPDNPGAEPNNWGSIFGGSAWEYDPRTEQYYLHLFSPHQPDLNWESTRVRTRVYEMMNWWLDRGIDGFRMDAINFISKRPALPDSPVGSGGMYANGAPFYVSGPRVHEFIQEMMRAVFDYRTSEYLVVGETDGVTVEEAVLFTDSLRGELDMVFQFEHMRLDHGPGGKWDHLPMKLRDFKTIANRWQRSLADRGWNSLYLGNHDQPRSVSRFGDDAEYRYESATLWATVIHLQRGTPFIYQGDEIGMTNAGFTSLDQYRDVESLAYYDYAVTRGINEEHVLDTLGKVSRDNARTPMQWDDSPNAGFSAGKPWIDVNPNYRSVNAAADRTAEKSIFRYYQRLIQLRHESLVVSLGDFEMLEPNDPQLFAFRRSLGNEELTIMCNVSAGLLPVPAYLHGRELVLGNYGEPGDPNVLRPWEARVHRLAGVATTWA; translated from the coding sequence ATGAGGAACCCGTATCGGCCGGCATGGTGGACCAGCGCCGTCGTCTACCAGATCTATACCCGGAGTTTCGCGGACAGCACGGGGGACGGCATCGGCGATATCACGGGTGTCATTGAGCGTCTGGACTACCTCAGCGAGCTGGGCGTGGACGTCATCTGGCTCTCCCCCGTCCACCAGTCTCCCCAGCATGACAACGGTTATGACATCTCCAACTACCGGCGCATCGACCACCTGTACGGCACCGAAGAGGAGTTCGACCGTCTGCTGGCCGAAGTGCACCGGCGCGGCATGAAACTGATCATGGACCTGGTGGTGAACCACACTTCCGATGAGCACTCGGCCTTTGTGGTCTCATCGTCATCCCGCAGCAACGTGTCGCGGGACTCCTACTATTGGCGGGATCCACGGAGGGGTTTTTCTCCCGATAACCCGGGCGCCGAACCGAACAACTGGGGATCCATCTTTGGCGGCAGCGCATGGGAATATGACCCCCGAACGGAGCAGTACTACCTGCACCTGTTCAGTCCCCACCAGCCGGACCTGAACTGGGAAAGCACCCGCGTCCGTACCCGTGTCTACGAAATGATGAACTGGTGGCTGGACCGGGGCATTGACGGGTTCCGCATGGACGCCATCAACTTCATTTCCAAACGGCCCGCCCTGCCGGACAGCCCGGTGGGAAGCGGCGGAATGTACGCGAACGGGGCTCCTTTCTACGTCTCCGGTCCCCGGGTGCACGAGTTCATCCAGGAGATGATGCGGGCGGTCTTCGATTACCGGACCAGTGAGTATTTGGTGGTGGGAGAGACCGACGGCGTGACGGTGGAGGAGGCGGTACTGTTCACCGACTCCCTTCGCGGGGAGCTGGACATGGTCTTCCAGTTCGAGCACATGCGCCTGGATCACGGGCCGGGCGGCAAGTGGGACCACCTGCCCATGAAGCTGCGCGACTTCAAGACGATCGCGAACCGGTGGCAGCGCTCGCTGGCAGACCGCGGCTGGAACAGCCTTTACCTGGGAAACCACGACCAGCCCCGGTCAGTGTCGCGTTTCGGCGATGACGCCGAGTACCGATATGAATCAGCCACCCTGTGGGCAACGGTGATCCATCTGCAGCGCGGCACGCCGTTCATTTACCAGGGCGACGAAATCGGAATGACCAATGCCGGCTTCACGTCACTGGACCAGTACCGGGATGTGGAATCGCTCGCCTACTATGACTACGCGGTCACCAGGGGCATAAACGAGGAACATGTGCTGGACACACTGGGAAAGGTCAGCCGTGACAACGCCCGAACTCCCATGCAGTGGGATGACTCCCCCAATGCGGGTTTTAGTGCAGGCAAACCTTGGATAGACGTCAATCCCAATTACCGGTCCGTTAACGCCGCGGCGGACAGGACCGCCGAAAAGTCAATTTTTCGTTACTATCAGCGGCTGATCCAGCTGCGTCACGAATCCTTGGTGGTATCCCTGGGGGACTTTGAAATGCTGGAACCCAACGACCCGCAGCTTTTTGCCTTCCGGCGCAGCTTGGGCAACGAGGAGCTGACCATCATGTGCAACGTCTCCGCCGGTTTGCTTCCCGTGCCCGCCTATCTGCACGGTCGGGAACTGGTGCTGGGTAACTACGGGGAACCCGGCGACCCCAACGTGCTGCGGCCATGGGAAGCCAGAGTGCACCGCCTGGCCGGAGTCGCCACCACCTGGGCTTAG
- a CDS encoding MFS transporter — translation MTRGGKTPDQKLWTKGFVLAIITNFFLSLVFYLLMTTMALYAVEQFSASDSASGFASGSFVIGALAARVFSGKFLDFIGRRRLLLGGLVVFTIAALLYPLADSLAALLAIRLLHGAAFGAASTSISASVMGLIPVRRRGEGTGYFGISTTLATAVGPFLAVLIVDTMTYDVLFLTSAACAALALVVALMLRLPERTPTPAEQARKWHLRFTDILDPAALAIASIMFVAGASYAGILTFMNSYAQEENLVAAASSFFLVYAAVVLISRLFMGRLHDVYGDNAVIYPTLVSFAVGLAMLAWAPNGLVLAAAGVFVGIGFGALVPTAQAIAVTMAPPHRVGLATSTYFIMMDAGVGLGPLALGALVSVTGFHGMYWLLAGCILATTVLYHFVHGHKHYRRSTEIPADTAA, via the coding sequence GTGACACGCGGCGGTAAGACCCCCGACCAGAAACTATGGACCAAGGGATTCGTCCTTGCCATCATCACCAACTTTTTCCTCTCCCTGGTGTTCTACCTTTTGATGACCACCATGGCGCTGTACGCCGTTGAGCAGTTCTCCGCCTCGGACAGCGCCTCCGGTTTCGCCTCAGGCTCCTTCGTCATCGGAGCGCTCGCGGCCCGGGTCTTCAGCGGCAAGTTCCTGGACTTTATCGGCCGCCGCCGGCTGCTGCTGGGCGGACTCGTGGTCTTCACCATTGCGGCGCTGCTTTACCCGCTCGCGGACAGCCTTGCCGCGCTGCTGGCCATCCGGCTGCTTCACGGAGCCGCGTTCGGTGCGGCCAGCACTTCCATTTCCGCATCGGTCATGGGTCTGATTCCGGTCCGCCGCCGCGGAGAAGGCACCGGATACTTCGGCATTTCCACTACGCTGGCCACTGCGGTGGGCCCCTTCCTGGCCGTGCTGATCGTGGACACCATGACCTACGATGTCCTCTTCCTGACCAGCGCCGCCTGTGCGGCCCTGGCCCTGGTTGTTGCCCTGATGCTTCGGCTGCCCGAGCGGACGCCGACCCCTGCGGAACAGGCCCGCAAATGGCACCTCCGCTTTACGGACATCCTGGATCCGGCGGCCCTGGCGATTGCCTCCATCATGTTTGTTGCCGGCGCCTCGTATGCCGGAATCCTCACCTTCATGAATTCCTATGCGCAGGAGGAGAACCTGGTGGCTGCCGCCAGCTCGTTCTTCCTGGTCTACGCCGCAGTAGTGCTGATTTCCCGCCTGTTCATGGGCCGCCTGCACGACGTCTACGGCGACAATGCCGTCATCTATCCCACGCTGGTCTCCTTCGCCGTCGGCCTGGCCATGCTGGCGTGGGCACCCAACGGCCTGGTACTGGCAGCTGCGGGAGTGTTCGTGGGCATCGGCTTCGGCGCCCTGGTTCCCACCGCCCAGGCCATTGCCGTCACCATGGCGCCGCCGCACCGCGTCGGGCTGGCCACCTCCACGTACTTCATCATGATGGACGCGGGAGTAGGCCTGGGCCCGCTGGCACTGGGCGCCCTCGTCTCCGTGACCGGGTTCCACGGCATGTATTGGCTGCTGGCCGGGTGCATCCTGGCCACCACGGTGCTGTACCACTTCGTCCACGGCCACAAGCACTACCGCCGCAGCACGGAAATCCCGGCGGACACCGCAGCCTGA
- the ligD gene encoding non-homologous end-joining DNA ligase, with product MAGKATTLTVPGPNGEREMRISSPDRVLWPELGLTKLDLAQYTAEVGSAFIAANGDRPVSLQRFPDGIDGEQFFSKNPPKGAPDFIRAVTVTYPSARAHPQLVLDEPAAAVWAVQMNTVVFHPWPSRAENTDNPDQLRIDLDPQPGTDFDDAVPAAFELRSVLAEAGLDAFIKTSGNRGLHVYAPITPDHEFLDVRHAVIAAARELERRMPEHVTTAWWKEERGQKIFVDFNQANRDRTIAGAYSPRALPHAPVSTPLRWDELEKADPREFTVLTVPERLRTVGDPWADMGSNPGSIDVLLQWWQRDLDNGLGEMPFPPDYPKMPGEPMRVQPSRARKTN from the coding sequence ATGGCCGGCAAAGCAACCACCCTGACTGTCCCTGGTCCGAACGGCGAGCGCGAAATGCGCATCTCCAGTCCGGACCGTGTCCTGTGGCCCGAGCTGGGGCTGACCAAGCTCGACCTCGCGCAGTACACGGCGGAGGTCGGCAGTGCGTTCATCGCCGCCAACGGCGACCGCCCGGTGTCACTGCAGCGGTTTCCGGACGGGATCGACGGCGAACAGTTCTTCTCGAAGAATCCGCCCAAAGGCGCACCGGACTTCATCCGCGCCGTCACCGTGACCTATCCCAGCGCCCGCGCGCATCCGCAGCTGGTCCTCGATGAGCCTGCGGCTGCGGTGTGGGCCGTCCAGATGAACACGGTGGTGTTCCATCCCTGGCCGTCCCGGGCCGAAAACACCGACAATCCGGACCAGCTGCGCATAGACCTGGACCCCCAGCCCGGCACTGACTTCGACGATGCCGTTCCCGCCGCCTTTGAACTGCGCAGCGTCCTGGCCGAGGCCGGCCTGGACGCCTTCATCAAAACGTCCGGAAACCGCGGCCTTCATGTGTATGCCCCCATCACTCCGGACCATGAGTTCCTCGACGTCCGGCATGCCGTGATTGCCGCAGCGCGCGAACTTGAACGCCGCATGCCGGAACACGTCACCACCGCCTGGTGGAAGGAAGAGCGCGGGCAGAAGATCTTTGTGGACTTCAACCAAGCCAACCGGGACCGCACCATTGCCGGTGCATACAGCCCGCGGGCGCTGCCGCATGCACCGGTGTCCACTCCGCTCCGGTGGGACGAACTGGAGAAAGCTGACCCCCGGGAGTTCACCGTCCTCACGGTTCCGGAGCGGCTGCGCACGGTAGGGGACCCGTGGGCGGACATGGGCTCGAACCCCGGCAGCATTGACGTGCTGCTGCAGTGGTGGCAGCGGGATCTGGACAACGGTCTGGGAGAAATGCCGTTCCCGCCGGATTACCCCAAGATGCCCGGCGAACCGATGCGGGTCCAGCCCAGCCGTGCACGCAAAACGAACTAG
- the nhaA gene encoding Na+/H+ antiporter NhaA — protein sequence MPSNTTPEPQSPGAKNPADGPRVLSRGSYSEKLRIGEILRKETVGGMLLVVAALIAIVWANSPLSDSYFALRDFEIGYEPWHLQLSLGAWAADGLLAVFFFLVGLELKREFVAGDLRNVSKAIVPVAAAVGGVAVPAAIYAAINLGHPESLNGWAIPTATDIAFAVAVLAIIGSHLPSALRIFLLTLAVVDDLLAITIIAVFYTEDLEITPLLLAVAGLALYTFLAQKYRRFFGLKASAAWFILLPIGVVVWALVHASGIHATVAGVLLGFAVPVIRSQASGGPDAGPGLSEIFEHRFRPLSAGFAVPVFAFFSAGVAVGGWDGFMSSLTDPISLGIIAGLVLGKPIGILGTTWLITKLTRAKLDASFNWVDLFGVAVLAGIGFTVSLLVADLSFGHGTIPNDHAKVGILAASIVAALLASLVLTPRNRHYRTVEAEENVDADADGVPDVYQQRPKA from the coding sequence ATGCCGTCCAACACCACGCCGGAGCCGCAGTCGCCCGGAGCAAAGAACCCTGCTGACGGCCCCCGCGTCCTGAGCCGCGGCAGCTACAGCGAAAAACTCCGCATCGGTGAGATCCTGCGCAAGGAAACCGTCGGCGGCATGCTGCTGGTCGTGGCCGCGCTGATCGCCATCGTGTGGGCCAACTCGCCGCTTTCCGACAGCTACTTCGCACTGCGCGACTTTGAAATAGGCTACGAGCCCTGGCATCTGCAACTGAGCCTGGGGGCCTGGGCCGCGGACGGACTCCTGGCGGTCTTCTTCTTCCTCGTGGGGCTGGAACTCAAGCGGGAATTCGTCGCAGGCGACCTGCGGAACGTCAGCAAGGCGATCGTGCCGGTAGCAGCTGCCGTGGGTGGAGTGGCGGTCCCCGCCGCGATTTACGCCGCCATCAACCTGGGCCACCCTGAGAGCCTCAATGGGTGGGCCATTCCCACCGCCACTGACATTGCTTTTGCCGTTGCCGTGCTTGCCATCATCGGCTCTCATCTGCCGTCCGCCCTGCGGATTTTCCTGCTGACCCTCGCCGTGGTTGACGATCTGCTCGCCATCACCATCATTGCCGTCTTCTACACCGAAGACCTCGAGATCACGCCGCTGCTCCTCGCCGTCGCCGGTCTTGCCCTCTACACCTTCCTGGCGCAAAAGTACCGCCGTTTCTTCGGGCTGAAAGCCTCCGCCGCGTGGTTCATCCTGCTGCCGATCGGCGTCGTCGTCTGGGCGCTGGTGCATGCCTCCGGCATCCACGCCACGGTGGCCGGGGTGCTGCTGGGGTTCGCGGTACCCGTGATCCGCAGCCAGGCCAGCGGCGGCCCGGACGCCGGGCCCGGCCTCTCGGAGATCTTCGAGCACCGCTTCCGCCCGCTCTCTGCCGGATTTGCGGTACCGGTTTTCGCGTTCTTCTCCGCCGGCGTAGCGGTTGGCGGCTGGGACGGCTTCATGTCCTCACTGACCGATCCCATCTCGCTGGGCATCATTGCCGGCCTCGTGCTGGGCAAGCCCATCGGGATCCTGGGAACCACCTGGCTGATCACCAAACTCACCCGGGCCAAGCTGGATGCGTCCTTCAACTGGGTCGATCTGTTCGGCGTGGCAGTACTGGCCGGCATCGGTTTCACCGTCTCGCTGCTGGTTGCGGACCTGAGCTTTGGCCACGGCACCATCCCCAATGACCACGCCAAGGTGGGCATCTTGGCGGCATCGATCGTGGCCGCACTGCTGGCTTCCCTGGTTCTGACGCCGCGCAACCGCCACTACCGCACTGTCGAGGCGGAGGAAAATGTCGACGCCGACGCCGACGGAGTCCCCGACGTGTACCAGCAGCGGCCGAAGGCCTAA
- a CDS encoding glycosyltransferase family 2 protein translates to MPTISVVIPSRNDAPLLADCLAALQRQTRPPDEVVVVDNGSTDDTAAVCAAAGVRRLFLSVPGIAGATAAGFDAASGDLLARLDADSVPPPDWVERVERILVAQGPMTAVTGPGDFYGGNRLTRWIGENIYIAGYIHVVGAFLGHPPLFGSNFGMSASMWTQLRPLVHRDLHQVHDDLDLSYQIRPWMSVLYDPTLRVGVSARPFDNWSGLKRRLVMAWQTFDLDFRGESPRARRRARLQARRIAPPDQPAEA, encoded by the coding sequence ATGCCGACAATCTCAGTGGTTATCCCGTCCCGCAACGATGCGCCCCTGCTCGCCGACTGTCTGGCCGCGCTGCAGCGGCAGACGCGGCCCCCGGACGAGGTGGTGGTGGTGGACAACGGCAGCACCGATGACACGGCAGCCGTCTGTGCCGCCGCCGGAGTTCGGCGGCTGTTCCTCTCCGTTCCCGGGATCGCCGGCGCAACGGCAGCGGGGTTCGACGCAGCGTCCGGGGATCTGCTGGCCCGGCTGGATGCCGACTCGGTTCCGCCGCCCGATTGGGTGGAACGCGTGGAGAGGATCCTCGTTGCCCAGGGGCCAATGACCGCGGTGACCGGTCCCGGCGACTTTTACGGCGGAAACCGGCTCACGCGCTGGATCGGCGAGAACATCTACATTGCGGGCTACATCCATGTGGTGGGGGCATTCCTCGGCCACCCGCCCCTCTTCGGGTCCAACTTTGGCATGTCCGCTTCTATGTGGACGCAGCTGCGTCCGCTGGTGCACCGGGACCTGCACCAGGTCCATGACGACTTGGACCTGAGCTACCAGATCCGCCCGTGGATGTCCGTGCTGTACGACCCGACCCTGAGGGTGGGGGTTTCAGCGCGGCCCTTCGACAACTGGAGCGGGTTGAAGCGCCGGTTGGTCATGGCCTGGCAAACCTTTGACCTGGATTTCCGCGGCGAATCGCCCCGTGCACGACGTCGTGCCCGCCTGCAGGCCCGGAGAATCGCTCCGCCGGATCAACCAGCCGAAGCGTAG
- a CDS encoding alpha/beta fold hydrolase, whose translation MAWRNLARVRGGRGALKAHPVLLDDAQRLDAQLGEINWATPPEGSVDRAFSAPSGTLAMRTMGEQTDPPVVLVPGAMGSKEDFSLMMPVLAAAGYYVISFDLAGQYESAGAGPENLTPPRTHYEYDLFVNDLLAVLDSLTGPAHVLGYSFAGIVSQIALTRRPDLFRSLCLLSCPPVPGQSFRAVSRVGRFSPLVNDKMHAGLIVWGIRKNFVGVPAARMDFIRHRFDYTRNDSLRDIVGLMKQSPDLRAALKAAPQPKLVAVGRADVWPQYLHYSFAEAIGARFAAYGAGHGPCEDAPHQLSRDLLALYASAG comes from the coding sequence ATGGCATGGCGAAACCTGGCACGGGTGCGCGGAGGCCGGGGCGCCCTGAAAGCGCATCCGGTCCTCCTCGACGACGCCCAGCGGCTCGACGCCCAACTGGGAGAGATCAACTGGGCAACCCCTCCGGAAGGATCCGTTGACCGCGCGTTTTCCGCGCCCAGCGGAACACTTGCCATGCGGACCATGGGCGAGCAGACCGATCCGCCCGTTGTCCTGGTGCCCGGAGCCATGGGATCCAAGGAAGACTTTTCCCTCATGATGCCGGTGCTGGCAGCAGCCGGATACTACGTCATCAGCTTTGACCTGGCCGGGCAGTATGAGTCGGCCGGCGCAGGACCGGAGAATTTGACGCCGCCGCGGACCCACTACGAATATGACCTGTTCGTGAATGACCTTCTCGCAGTCCTGGATTCCCTCACCGGGCCGGCGCACGTGTTGGGTTACTCCTTTGCCGGAATAGTTTCCCAGATTGCCCTCACACGCCGTCCTGATCTGTTCCGCTCCCTGTGCCTGCTGAGCTGTCCGCCGGTGCCGGGCCAGAGTTTCCGAGCCGTAAGCCGAGTGGGCAGGTTCAGTCCCCTGGTCAACGACAAGATGCACGCCGGACTCATCGTCTGGGGCATCCGCAAGAACTTTGTCGGGGTCCCGGCAGCCCGCATGGACTTCATCCGTCACCGCTTCGACTACACGCGGAATGACTCACTCCGGGACATCGTGGGATTGATGAAGCAATCACCGGACCTGCGTGCCGCCCTCAAGGCTGCTCCGCAGCCCAAGCTCGTGGCTGTTGGCCGTGCTGACGTGTGGCCGCAGTATCTGCATTACTCGTTCGCAGAAGCCATTGGCGCCCGGTTCGCGGCCTACGGCGCCGGACACGGGCCCTGCGAGGATGCGCCACACCAGCTCAGCCGTGATCTTTTGGCCCTCTACGCTTCGGCTGGTTGA
- a CDS encoding lysophospholipid acyltransferase family protein: MTLKFPPNKYVYRSIVLTGIASTKVFRIPVLPSGLENLPRDEDIRGLTRTAVPGKGAVVAITHFGYLDFVFAEYLVWKKLRAHMRFLVTKKAARKPFVKAICDMCEHIIVDRSNGAAAYTESVEALRRGEYLAVLPEAGVSRSFSVRKLKTGAVRMAAEAGVPIIPVSVWGSHRMLTRGGHGLSLKSVWKNPVRIHVSPMMRVAPDASVTEATELLQKTLQAGMDHCIDTYPVTPEPGAWWMPVSRGGSAMTVEEQIILDEQDREKYKITG; encoded by the coding sequence ATGACGTTGAAGTTTCCCCCCAACAAGTACGTCTACCGCAGCATCGTTTTGACCGGGATCGCCTCGACCAAGGTCTTCCGGATACCCGTCCTGCCCTCCGGCCTCGAAAACCTTCCCCGCGACGAAGATATCCGCGGGCTGACCCGGACAGCCGTTCCCGGCAAGGGTGCGGTCGTGGCCATCACTCACTTCGGCTACCTGGATTTTGTTTTCGCCGAGTATCTGGTGTGGAAAAAGCTCAGGGCACACATGCGTTTTTTGGTCACCAAGAAGGCGGCCCGGAAACCCTTTGTCAAAGCCATCTGCGACATGTGTGAGCACATCATCGTGGACCGGTCCAACGGTGCCGCCGCTTACACCGAGTCGGTGGAAGCCCTGCGCCGGGGCGAGTACCTGGCCGTGCTGCCCGAGGCCGGCGTGAGCCGCAGCTTCAGCGTCCGCAAGCTCAAGACCGGTGCCGTCCGGATGGCAGCCGAAGCCGGCGTACCCATCATCCCGGTCTCGGTCTGGGGCAGCCACCGCATGCTCACCCGCGGCGGACACGGACTGAGCCTGAAATCCGTGTGGAAGAACCCGGTGCGGATCCATGTCAGCCCGATGATGCGGGTTGCCCCTGATGCGTCTGTAACCGAAGCAACCGAGCTGCTGCAGAAAACCCTGCAGGCCGGCATGGACCACTGCATCGACACGTACCCGGTGACGCCTGAACCGGGCGCCTGGTGGATGCCCGTCAGCCGCGGCGGCAGCGCCATGACCGTGGAAGAACAGATCATCCTGGATGAACAGGACCGCGAAAAATACAAGATCACCGGCTAA
- a CDS encoding alpha/beta fold hydrolase, whose translation MPHVTVGTENTGDINLYYQDQGSGQPVLLIHGYPLDGDSWERQTRALLGGGYRVITYDRRGFGRSSQPNSGYDYDTFADDLSTLINELDLRDVVLAGFSMGTGELARYVGRHGTDRISGLAFLASLEPFLLQTDDNPTGVPAEVFEGIATAAQTDRFAWFNSFFSDFYNLPENLGTRISEEAVRGSWNVAAGSGPRAAYAVVPTWLTDFRDDIAKVRESGLPVLILHGTADNILPIDATGRPFSEALPDARYVEIEGAPHGLLWTHADEVNAELLDFLNS comes from the coding sequence ATGCCCCATGTCACTGTAGGGACCGAAAACACCGGAGACATCAATCTCTATTACCAGGACCAGGGGTCGGGCCAGCCCGTCCTGCTGATTCACGGCTATCCGCTGGACGGCGACTCCTGGGAGCGGCAGACCCGGGCACTGCTGGGCGGCGGCTACCGGGTCATCACCTACGACCGGCGCGGCTTCGGGCGGTCAAGCCAGCCAAACTCCGGCTACGACTACGACACTTTCGCCGATGACCTGTCCACCCTCATTAACGAACTGGACCTGCGGGACGTGGTGCTGGCGGGCTTCTCCATGGGCACCGGGGAACTGGCCCGCTACGTTGGCCGGCACGGCACCGACCGGATCAGCGGACTGGCTTTCCTGGCGTCGCTGGAACCATTCCTGCTGCAGACGGACGACAATCCAACCGGCGTACCAGCCGAGGTCTTTGAGGGAATCGCTACGGCCGCGCAAACGGACCGTTTTGCGTGGTTCAACAGCTTCTTCTCCGACTTCTACAACCTCCCGGAAAACCTGGGAACCCGCATCAGCGAAGAGGCCGTCCGCGGCAGCTGGAACGTGGCCGCAGGAAGCGGACCCCGGGCCGCCTACGCCGTGGTGCCGACCTGGCTTACGGATTTCCGGGACGACATCGCCAAAGTCCGGGAATCAGGGCTCCCGGTGCTCATCCTGCACGGAACCGCCGACAACATCCTGCCCATCGACGCAACCGGACGGCCGTTCTCCGAGGCACTTCCGGACGCCCGTTACGTGGAGATTGAGGGCGCCCCGCACGGTCTGCTCTGGACGCACGCCGACGAAGTCAACGCCGAACTGCTGGACTTTCTGAACAGCTGA
- a CDS encoding SLC13 family permease, producing the protein MYTQQPAPTEDSGAPQRTDVRAALLGGTTFRSLSEQTLSPREEKFERTRQTIGLFLAPVVAVVFALLPLNLDLQQHMLAAILLGVIVLWICEPVPIPIGGLIGVAAIVVLGVAPASAVLAPFGSTTIFTFIGAFILAQAMLKHGIAQRLAFAVLSAPGVGKSTYRVVIAFGVITCLLSAFVSNTATVAMLMPTALGVLVVIAKLMQDRGIVKADFDPLRMRVGAALLLMLAYGASVGGLLTPVGSPPNLIGRGLIEEATGVRISFAQWMAIAAPVCLAMFVVLALVMLLLNKPEIRRLEGVEEYVREQREAQGKMSRAEVNTLIAFGVTVTLWLAPAVASLIGGTESEAYIFLDDRLDEGIVAVLGASLLFILPVNWKQRQATLTWSDAAKIDWGTILLFGTGIIFGALLASTGLAETIGQGASDNLNITNIVAITAFSAILAILISETTSNTASAAVIVPIVIPLCQAIGVDPFVPALAATFAASFGFMLPVSTPQNAIVYGTGAVPITRMIRTGLFFDILGAILIITIVPVMIAVVGIGG; encoded by the coding sequence GTGTACACACAACAGCCGGCTCCAACCGAGGATTCGGGCGCCCCGCAACGCACAGATGTCCGCGCAGCCCTTTTGGGCGGAACCACGTTCCGCAGCCTCAGCGAACAGACGCTCTCTCCCCGGGAAGAGAAGTTCGAACGCACCCGTCAGACCATCGGCCTGTTCCTGGCCCCCGTCGTCGCCGTTGTTTTTGCCCTGCTCCCCCTGAACCTGGACCTGCAGCAGCACATGCTGGCGGCCATCCTGCTGGGCGTCATTGTCCTGTGGATCTGTGAGCCCGTGCCCATCCCAATCGGCGGGCTCATCGGCGTTGCGGCCATCGTGGTCCTGGGGGTGGCTCCGGCCAGTGCCGTCCTGGCTCCCTTCGGATCGACCACCATCTTCACCTTCATCGGTGCCTTCATCCTGGCGCAGGCCATGCTTAAGCACGGCATAGCGCAGCGGCTGGCCTTTGCCGTGCTCTCTGCCCCCGGGGTGGGGAAATCGACATACCGGGTGGTGATCGCCTTCGGTGTGATTACCTGCCTGCTCTCGGCCTTCGTCTCCAACACCGCCACCGTTGCCATGCTGATGCCCACCGCGCTGGGCGTGCTGGTGGTCATCGCCAAACTGATGCAGGACCGCGGCATCGTCAAAGCGGATTTTGATCCGCTGCGGATGCGCGTGGGCGCCGCCCTGCTCCTGATGCTGGCCTACGGTGCCAGCGTGGGTGGACTGCTGACCCCCGTCGGTTCTCCGCCCAACCTCATTGGCCGCGGACTGATCGAGGAAGCGACAGGAGTGCGCATTTCCTTCGCCCAGTGGATGGCCATCGCCGCACCCGTGTGCCTGGCAATGTTCGTGGTGCTGGCCCTGGTCATGCTGCTGCTGAACAAACCGGAGATCCGCCGCCTCGAAGGCGTGGAGGAATACGTCCGGGAGCAGCGGGAGGCCCAGGGAAAAATGTCACGGGCGGAAGTCAACACGCTGATCGCCTTCGGAGTGACCGTCACCCTGTGGCTGGCCCCCGCGGTCGCGAGCCTGATCGGGGGCACGGAGTCCGAGGCATACATCTTCCTGGACGACCGGCTGGACGAGGGAATCGTAGCCGTGCTCGGCGCCTCCCTGCTGTTCATCCTGCCCGTGAACTGGAAGCAACGGCAGGCCACGCTGACGTGGTCCGACGCGGCCAAGATCGACTGGGGCACCATCCTGCTCTTCGGAACCGGCATTATCTTCGGTGCACTGCTTGCCTCCACGGGTCTGGCCGAAACCATCGGCCAAGGCGCCTCGGACAACCTGAACATCACCAACATCGTGGCCATCACGGCCTTCTCCGCGATCCTGGCCATCCTGATCTCGGAAACCACGTCCAACACCGCTTCCGCCGCGGTGATCGTGCCGATCGTGATCCCACTCTGCCAGGCCATCGGCGTCGATCCGTTTGTGCCGGCGCTGGCGGCCACCTTTGCCGCGTCCTTTGGGTTCATGCTGCCGGTGTCCACACCGCAAAATGCCATCGTCTACGGGACCGGCGCCGTACCCATCACCCGGATGATCCGCACCGGCCTGTTCTTCGACATCCTGGGAGCCATCCTGATCATCACGATCGTGCCGGTGATGATCGCCGTCGTAGGCATTGGAGGGTAG